In the Streptomyces sp. WMMC940 genome, GACCACGCAGATCTTCTTCGCCTCCACCCTGTACGGCGCGGCGACGCTGGCGGCGGCGCTCGACAGCGGCTGCTTCGCGCCGGCGGACCGGCGGCTGCTGCTGGTGAGCAACAACGCGACGACGCCGGAGACGGCGCCCCCGGTCGACCGGATGCCGGGCTTCGAGCGGCTGCGCGGACGCTTCGACGATGTGCTGTCGTGGAACGAGGCGATCGCACCCTTCCACCCGGCCGGCTGGTCGCCGCGCCCGGACGACGTTCCGATGTGGGAGCGGTATCTGCGGATGCTGTGGGCCCTCGGGGACGACCGGATCGAGCTGGCACTGGAGTCCATCCAGGTCAACCCCGCGCTAGCGGTCGCCCAGTTGTTCCCCGACGCCCGCCTCGACGTGTACGCGGACGGGCTGATGAGCTACGGCCCGACGCGCAACAAGATCGATCCGCTGGTGGGCGAGCGGGTGCGCAGGCTGCTGCACCTCGACCTGGTGCCGGGACTCACGCCGCTGCTGCTGGAGGAGTTCGGCGCCCGCCCGGAAACGGTGCCGACCGAGGCGTTCACCAAGGTGGTCGCCGAACTCGCCGCCGACGCCGAGGGCATGGGAGCCACGGCGGACGGCACGGAAGCGGCGGTTCCGGCAGACGGGGGCGCGGGGCCCGCGCTGCTGCTCGGGCAGTACCTGGCGGCCCTGGGCATCCTCACCGCGGAGGAGGAGGAATCCCTGCACGTGCGGATGGTGCGGGGCGCGGTCGCCCACGGCCACCGCCGGCTCGTCTTCAAACCGCATCCGACGGCGCCGGCGGCGTGGTCGCGGACCCTGGAGCGCGAGGCGGAGGGCCTGGGCGCCGAACTGACCGTGCTGGACCGGCCGGTGCTGGCGGAGGTGCTGTACCGGCGGCTGAGGCCGGCGCTGGTGGTGGGGTGCTTCTCCACGGCGCTGCTGACCGCGAGCACGTTCTACGGCATCCCGGTCGCACGGGCCGGGACCGGGCCGCTGCTCGACCGGCTGAAGCCGTACCAGAACAGCAACCGGGTGCCGGTGACGCTGGTCGACGCGCTGGTCCCGGACCTGGAGACCGGCCGCCCCGGTGCCCCGCGCCCGGCGGACGAGGAGGTGTCGGGGCTGGTCCGGGCGGTCGGGTTCGCCATGCAGCCGCAGATCCGGGCGGATCTGCGCGGGGCGGCGGAGGCGTATCTGACGGCCCGTCTCACCGCGGGGAACGCACGCTACTTCAAGCGCCGCCGTCTGACGGTCCTCGGCCTCCCCGGCGGTCTCCCGGTCCCCCGCCACGCGGCGATCCGCCGTATGGCCCGCAGGGTCCGCCGCATCAAGCGCGCAGCGCTCGGCTGAGGCTCCGCCGCGGGAGCGGGCGCGCCGGGACGGGGCCTGGCCGCGCCCCGCGTCGCGGTCGCCCCGGTGCGGGGCGACCGCGATGCCCCTCCCCAGTGCGGCGAGGACCGCGTGGAGGCCCGCCCCGCGCCGCTGCCGGCACCGGAGTGACGGCTGGGGCAGCGACCGGCGGCGGCCTGCGAGGGGCCTGGTCCGGTTCACCCGGCCTTGACGGCCTGTCGAGGGGAAGATGCCGACGCGGAGGCGAGGACGAGGAAGCTGCTCGCCGCGTAGAACAGGGCCGGTCCTGCGCTGAAGACGCGCAGATGGGCCTTGAGCGCCTCGTGGTACTCGGCCTCCGTGAGTGACACCCGTTCACTCTGCAACGTCGTGTTGTTCCAGTACGTGTAGTAGTAGCCCGACGCGTCCTCCTTCGCGTCCCTTCCGCCGCCGGTTGCACCACCCGCGAGTGCCAGGCAGATGACGATCCCGTAGGCGAGCTTCAGGGACAGCGGCAGCA is a window encoding:
- a CDS encoding alpha-2,8-polysialyltransferase family protein → MGTTSTGPGTARTTQIFFASTLYGAATLAAALDSGCFAPADRRLLLVSNNATTPETAPPVDRMPGFERLRGRFDDVLSWNEAIAPFHPAGWSPRPDDVPMWERYLRMLWALGDDRIELALESIQVNPALAVAQLFPDARLDVYADGLMSYGPTRNKIDPLVGERVRRLLHLDLVPGLTPLLLEEFGARPETVPTEAFTKVVAELAADAEGMGATADGTEAAVPADGGAGPALLLGQYLAALGILTAEEEESLHVRMVRGAVAHGHRRLVFKPHPTAPAAWSRTLEREAEGLGAELTVLDRPVLAEVLYRRLRPALVVGCFSTALLTASTFYGIPVARAGTGPLLDRLKPYQNSNRVPVTLVDALVPDLETGRPGAPRPADEEVSGLVRAVGFAMQPQIRADLRGAAEAYLTARLTAGNARYFKRRRLTVLGLPGGLPVPRHAAIRRMARRVRRIKRAALG